The proteins below come from a single Sorghum bicolor cultivar BTx623 chromosome 4, Sorghum_bicolor_NCBIv3, whole genome shotgun sequence genomic window:
- the LOC8078375 gene encoding F-box/kelch-repeat protein OR23 isoform X2, producing MASSSSSDSGRNAGTLASRTSSALAAASLIPGLPDDVATVILCLLTFPDQSRLRATSRAWCLLLSAATLLPLRRSLRLPRRHLLCLFPTDPSLASPILLDPAAPTAWWPLPPLPCSPQLYGLANFAAIAVGRHLYVLGGSCFDARSYPLGQPSASAAVYRLDLANSRHCWERLPDMQLPRGSFACAHTPSAGGLLVAGGGSRHPMFPSNGSRTDSTEWYDATAQSWHVGASMPRDRAGCVGFLARGAGDGGEDEFWVMGGYDGYTTLGGVVPNDVYCRDAVALGLWSGKWRMIGDMWEEGERRRLGPIASVSADDGRITEVFMLDDNNVFRYDFTSNRWLKEATTRRKIPNTESCGFIPMNGELYVLRSAKVRVEASGPWRQLKKKLAMEFQVYNPVTKKWRVLTTYPPVGAPIDFRTAALCTVEL from the exons ATGGCCTCGTCGTCCTCCTCTGACTCCGGCCGCAACGCCGGAACCCTAGCCTCGCGTACGAGCTCGGCCTTAGCGGCGGCGTCGCTAATCCCGGGGCTCCCGGACGACGTTGCGACTGTCATCCTTTGCCTGCTCACCTTCCCCGACCAGTCCCGCCTCCGCGCCACCTCGCGCGCGTGGTGCTTGCTCCTCTCCGCGGCCACGCTCCTCCCGCTCCGCCGTAGCCTCCGCCTCCCGCGCCGCCACcttctctgcctcttccccaccGACCCCTCCCTCGCCTCCCCGATCCTGCTCGACCCCGCCGCGCCCACCGCCTGGTGGCCTCTCCCGCCGCTCCCCTGCTCTCCGCAGCTCTACGGGCTCGCTAACTTTGCCGCAATCGCCGTTGGCCGCCACCTCTACGTCCTCGGCGGATCTTGCTTCGACGCCCGCAGCTACCCTTTGGGGCAACCCTCCGCCTCGGCCGCGGTCTACCGGCTCGACCTTGCCAATTCTCGACATTGCTGGGAACGCCTTCCCGACATGCAGCTCCCACGGGGGAGCTTCGCGTGTGCCCACACGCCCAGTGCTGGCGGGCTCCTCGTCGCCGGTGGTGGGTCCCGACACCCCATGTTCCCCTCCAACGGCAGCCGCACCGACAGCACCGAGTGGTATGATGCCACTGCGCAGTCGTGGCACGTTGGTGCCTCGATGCCTCGTGATCGGGCTGGGTGCGTGGGGTTCCTGGCACGCGGAGCAGGGGACGGTGGTGAGGATGAGTTCTGGGTGATGGGTGGATACGACGGGTACACCACGTTGGGAGGCGTGGTGCCAAATGATGTGTACTGCCGGGATGCGGTGGCGCTTGGACTATGGAGTGGTAAGTGGAGGATGATTGGAGACATGTGGGAGGAAGGGGAGAGGAGGCGTCTTGGCCCCATTGCATCTGTATCTGCAGATGATGGAAGAATTACCGAGGTGTTCATGCTAGACGACAATAATGTCTTCAG GTATGACTTCACTTCAAACAGGTGGCTGAAAGAGGCAACCACGAGAAGAAAGATCCCGAACACTGAATCTTGCGGTTTCATACCAATGAACGGGGAACTGTACGTGCTCAGATCTGCAAAAGTTCGTGTTGAAGCCTCTGGTCCGTGGAGgcagctgaagaagaagctggctATGGAGTTTCAGGTGTACAACCCTGTGACGAAGAAATGGAGAGTGCTCACCACGTATCCACCTGTTGGTGCACCCATTGATTTCAGGACTGCAGCTCTGTGTACAGTTGAGTTGTAG
- the LOC8078375 gene encoding F-box/kelch-repeat protein OR23 isoform X3, which yields MASSSSSDSGRNAGTLASRTSSALAAASLIPGLPDDVATVILCLLTFPDQSRLRATSRAWCLLLSAATLLPLRRSLRLPRRHLLCLFPTDPSLASPILLDPAAPTAWWPLPPLPCSPQLYGLANFAAIAVGRHLYVLGGSCFDARSYPLGQPSASAAVYRLDLANSRHCWERLPDMQLPRGSFACAHTPSAGGLLVAGGGSRHPMFPSNGSRTDSTEWYDATAQSWHVGASMPRDRAGCVGFLARGAGDGGEDEFWVMGGYDGYTTLGGVVPNDVYCRDAVALGLWSGKWRMIGDMWEEGERRRLGPIASVSADDGRITEVFMLDDNNVFRLLLAQEQDKKHRMVEFAAGDFASSPPSQNGG from the exons ATGGCCTCGTCGTCCTCCTCTGACTCCGGCCGCAACGCCGGAACCCTAGCCTCGCGTACGAGCTCGGCCTTAGCGGCGGCGTCGCTAATCCCGGGGCTCCCGGACGACGTTGCGACTGTCATCCTTTGCCTGCTCACCTTCCCCGACCAGTCCCGCCTCCGCGCCACCTCGCGCGCGTGGTGCTTGCTCCTCTCCGCGGCCACGCTCCTCCCGCTCCGCCGTAGCCTCCGCCTCCCGCGCCGCCACcttctctgcctcttccccaccGACCCCTCCCTCGCCTCCCCGATCCTGCTCGACCCCGCCGCGCCCACCGCCTGGTGGCCTCTCCCGCCGCTCCCCTGCTCTCCGCAGCTCTACGGGCTCGCTAACTTTGCCGCAATCGCCGTTGGCCGCCACCTCTACGTCCTCGGCGGATCTTGCTTCGACGCCCGCAGCTACCCTTTGGGGCAACCCTCCGCCTCGGCCGCGGTCTACCGGCTCGACCTTGCCAATTCTCGACATTGCTGGGAACGCCTTCCCGACATGCAGCTCCCACGGGGGAGCTTCGCGTGTGCCCACACGCCCAGTGCTGGCGGGCTCCTCGTCGCCGGTGGTGGGTCCCGACACCCCATGTTCCCCTCCAACGGCAGCCGCACCGACAGCACCGAGTGGTATGATGCCACTGCGCAGTCGTGGCACGTTGGTGCCTCGATGCCTCGTGATCGGGCTGGGTGCGTGGGGTTCCTGGCACGCGGAGCAGGGGACGGTGGTGAGGATGAGTTCTGGGTGATGGGTGGATACGACGGGTACACCACGTTGGGAGGCGTGGTGCCAAATGATGTGTACTGCCGGGATGCGGTGGCGCTTGGACTATGGAGTGGTAAGTGGAGGATGATTGGAGACATGTGGGAGGAAGGGGAGAGGAGGCGTCTTGGCCCCATTGCATCTGTATCTGCAGATGATGGAAGAATTACCGAGGTGTTCATGCTAGACGACAATAATGTCTTCAG GTTGCTGCTGGCCCAGGAGCAGGACAAGAAGCACCGCATGGTGGAGTTTGCTGCGGGAGATTTTGCCTCCAGCCCTCCTTCACAGAATGGTGGCTAG
- the LOC8078375 gene encoding F-box/kelch-repeat protein OR23 isoform X1: MASSSSSDSGRNAGTLASRTSSALAAASLIPGLPDDVATVILCLLTFPDQSRLRATSRAWCLLLSAATLLPLRRSLRLPRRHLLCLFPTDPSLASPILLDPAAPTAWWPLPPLPCSPQLYGLANFAAIAVGRHLYVLGGSCFDARSYPLGQPSASAAVYRLDLANSRHCWERLPDMQLPRGSFACAHTPSAGGLLVAGGGSRHPMFPSNGSRTDSTEWYDATAQSWHVGASMPRDRAGCVGFLARGAGDGGEDEFWVMGGYDGYTTLGGVVPNDVYCRDAVALGLWSGKWRMIGDMWEEGERRRLGPIASVSADDGRITEVFMLDDNNVFRIDFLHLCQLLRMAPRADPLLPGRSSTIAMAQSSSPGTCACHYRPSPAAGPARTGSSLAAAGVLPRQASILPTVDHPSVQLASSSCASIGCTCCTVGVAQRSTGHGLSTVTRADRHFFTPRDAATDWHTSTSAAAFDLLHHARFTNSCQLSQRAC, encoded by the exons ATGGCCTCGTCGTCCTCCTCTGACTCCGGCCGCAACGCCGGAACCCTAGCCTCGCGTACGAGCTCGGCCTTAGCGGCGGCGTCGCTAATCCCGGGGCTCCCGGACGACGTTGCGACTGTCATCCTTTGCCTGCTCACCTTCCCCGACCAGTCCCGCCTCCGCGCCACCTCGCGCGCGTGGTGCTTGCTCCTCTCCGCGGCCACGCTCCTCCCGCTCCGCCGTAGCCTCCGCCTCCCGCGCCGCCACcttctctgcctcttccccaccGACCCCTCCCTCGCCTCCCCGATCCTGCTCGACCCCGCCGCGCCCACCGCCTGGTGGCCTCTCCCGCCGCTCCCCTGCTCTCCGCAGCTCTACGGGCTCGCTAACTTTGCCGCAATCGCCGTTGGCCGCCACCTCTACGTCCTCGGCGGATCTTGCTTCGACGCCCGCAGCTACCCTTTGGGGCAACCCTCCGCCTCGGCCGCGGTCTACCGGCTCGACCTTGCCAATTCTCGACATTGCTGGGAACGCCTTCCCGACATGCAGCTCCCACGGGGGAGCTTCGCGTGTGCCCACACGCCCAGTGCTGGCGGGCTCCTCGTCGCCGGTGGTGGGTCCCGACACCCCATGTTCCCCTCCAACGGCAGCCGCACCGACAGCACCGAGTGGTATGATGCCACTGCGCAGTCGTGGCACGTTGGTGCCTCGATGCCTCGTGATCGGGCTGGGTGCGTGGGGTTCCTGGCACGCGGAGCAGGGGACGGTGGTGAGGATGAGTTCTGGGTGATGGGTGGATACGACGGGTACACCACGTTGGGAGGCGTGGTGCCAAATGATGTGTACTGCCGGGATGCGGTGGCGCTTGGACTATGGAGTGGTAAGTGGAGGATGATTGGAGACATGTGGGAGGAAGGGGAGAGGAGGCGTCTTGGCCCCATTGCATCTGTATCTGCAGATGATGGAAGAATTACCGAGGTGTTCATGCTAGACGACAATAATGTCTTCAG GATCGATTTTCTACACCTATGCCAGCTACTTCGAATGGCACCTCGGGCCGACCCTTTACTGCCCGGCCGGTCTTCGACGATAGCTATGGCACAGTCTAGTTCTCCAGGCACCTGCGCCTGTCACTATCGACCCTCGCCAGCGGCTGGACCAGCACGTACCGGCTCCTCACTGGCTGCTGCTGGTGTTCTACCACGCCAGGCCAGCATCCTGCCGACCGTCGATCATCCATCAGTACAGTTGGCATCCTCGTCTTGTGCAAGCATCGGCTGCACCTGCTgcactgttggagttgctcaacGCTCCACCGGTCATGGCCTCTCCACCGTCACTAGAGCCGATCGCCACTTCTTCACGCCTCGTGATGCGGCAACAGATTGGCACACTTCCACCTCCGCTGCAGCGTTTGACTTACTCCACCATGCACGCTTCACCAATTCCTGCCAACTATCACAACGCGCTTGCTGA